AATTCCCACCGTCACGGCGACGATCGCTTGCGCATTTTTCGCTCGGCGCGAGATAAGTCCCAACAGAAACAGCCCCAGCATTCCGCCCGTAAAAATGCCCTGCAGATTCCACCAAACATCAAGTGCACTCTTCACTCGAATCATGGCGAGCGCCGTGAACGTGCCGACAACGCCGAATGCGAACGTTGAGATGTACAACACCTTCATCGATTCACGTTCGCCGACTTCCGGGCGGAAGTGGCGTTTGTAGATGTCGCACAGAACCAACGTGGCTGAACTGTTTAGGCTTGTGTCCATGCTGCTCATCGCGGCTGCGAAAATTGCGGCAATCAGTAGCCCAGCCAGACCTGCTGGAAGTTTCCTCACGATAAAATGAGGCAGCACCTTGTCGCCGATATCCGCTGGCTCCAGTGTTGCGGCCTTCGATGCGATGGCGGCTTCCGTCGGTTCGATCCCGTCCTGAACAAGCTGCGTTTCAGCGACCTGAGCTTTGACCTCGCTAAGCAGAACCGGATCGCTGTAGTACAGACTGAATAAGCCAGTCCCGATGAAGAAAAACAGAACCGAAACGAGCGGAAAAAGAATTGCTCCCAGCCATACGCTGAATGCGGCGTCACGATTGGATTTCGCCGTGATGTAGCGTTGCACGAAGCTCTGATCGACGCCGAAGTTTTGAAGATTGATGAACAGTCCGTAAATCAGCACCATCCAGAACGTTGGATCCGGCATTTTTAAAGTGGCGGGGTCCAGACTGAAGCTGCCAAGACTGAATTTGTTGTTCGCGTTGGCGACATCAAACAACTGGCCGGGACCTTCCGGCATTCCTGTTAGCAGCAGCACTACACACAGGATGGCACCAGCGATCAGCACGATGCTTTGAGCAACGTCTGTCCAAATAACTGCCTCGATTCCGCCCAGCAGCGTGTAGACGGTTACCAGCAGTCCGGTGATCAGGATGATTGTCTTGACATCCCAGCCCGTCAGCGGAGCCAACGCCAGCGCGACCAGATACAGAATGGTTCCAATACGTGCCAGCTGAGACAACAGATAGCAAATCATCGCATATGTTCGAGCCCATGGACCGAAGCGGTTTTCCAGGTGAGCGTACGCCGAAATCGCGTCGCTGCTGCGATACAGCGGCACAAAATACTTCACTGCGATGACGGCGGCCATGGGCAGAGTCAGGCCGAAAACCCACGAATTCCAATTGCCACCGAATGCTTTGCCAGTGTTCCCAAGAAAGCCGATGCTGCTGACGTACGTTCCGAAGATGGAAAGGCCAACGGCCCATCCCGGCAGAGAACGTCCGGCCGCCATAAATTCCTTCGTCGTGCCGCTCTTTCGAGCGAACCAGCACCCCAGCCCGAACACGCCCGCCATGTATATGACGAGCACAACCAGATCCGTGGTGCGAAGTTGGTTTTCCATGAGGGACGTTGTTTACGATTTGGATATTGGACGATGCCGGAAGGCAGCAAGGCGGGGATGAGTTCTGAAGCTCAAGGCGTGGGCCGCTATGCTATCGCCGCAGACAACCTTATTCCAGCAACAGAATTGTCAAGTGCACCGCCGATTGGACTTGAAGGTACACGGCGGCGAATTGAATTTTCAAATGCGTACGGCGACAATCAGCGGCTGGATAACTTCCCAGTAATCTGGCCGCACGTTCGTTCAAGTGTGGCTGGGGTTGGACTGAGCGAAGCGAAGGAAACCCCGGTAGTCGCCTTCAGAACTCACCGACTCTCACAACAACACAAAGGCTACGCGTGCCCTCAACAACAACTCCGCTCGATCATTCCACGCTTCTGGAACTCAAACGCTGGAATACTCCCACGATCTATAACGGCTGGGAACAAATCACCGCTCGCGATCCTGGCAAAGATTGCTTCAACCTTGAGGAGACTCATGATTTCATGCCGCAGATGGGGCCGATGGTCGGATATGCCGTGACTGTGGTGATTGAACCCGGCAATTCGAAGCACAAATCAGCAGACTCAAATGCATGGAAGGATTACCGGAAGTATGTCGCGTCCGTGCCGGGACCAAAGATCGTCGTGGTGCAGGATCTGGACAAACCTGCGACCTATGGTTCGTTCTGGGGCGAGGTGAATAGCAACATTCATCGGGCACTCGGGTGTGTTGGCGTCATTGTCGATGGGGCTATTCGCGATGTCGACGAAATGACGAACGCCGGCTTCAAAGCGATCGCTCGAAGACTTTGCGTCGGACACGCCTACAGTACGCCCGTTCGCTGGAATTGCGATGTCGAAGTGTTCGGCACAAAAATTGAATCCGGCGCCCTGGTTCACGCCGACAAACACGGATTTCTTGCCGTCCCACACGATGAATCCGCTCGCCTGCTGGACGCAGCCACGGCAATGGATTCATTTGAATGCCAAACAATGATCCCAGCCGCACGCAGCGCTGCCGGACAGTCCACCGAAGACCTGCTAACCAATATCGACGACGCGTGTACGGAATTCGGGCGATTGGTGAGCGAACGATTCTCTAACAAAGACGGCGAGTGGTCGTAACGGTTCCGCTTGATCGATCTGCGGTGCGTGGGCTGGAAAACTGACGTGCCTAAGGTTCTGGGCGAGTGTATTCGTTGAACACTTTCGTGATTGCTGCTGCGTCAGCGTCCTTGTGGATCCAGACGGCGTATCGCAGTTTGAGTGTCTCGCCCGGCCTGACGATCACTTTGCTCGGTTCGCCCTTCTTCATTGCGGCGCGGCCGAAGGGGTTCGCGGCGAGCAGGCCGTAGTCGCGAGCGTGAAACCAACTTTCACGAAAGTTTTGAGGGTGAGTCATAATCGTGATCCCAACCCGGTGCCCATCGACCTCACCGCTGTAGTCGCACCACGCAGCTGAGTGACTCCAGATTGCTTTTGCATTTGTGCGGCCGGTGGCGTCGGTGAGCTGACCGCCTTCGACTTCGCTGATTGGTGTTGCGACGCGGACGCCCAACCCCATTTCTTCCTGGTCTCCGAAGTAGAAGTCCTTTTCTGAATGAAAAGTTGATTGCAGCAGAAACAGGTAACCGTCGTTATCGACGCGAATCGTAGTCTGAAACTCTTCATCACAAACGACTGTTCCGTCCGGCATCAGATAGCGTTTCTGCTGGACGAACGTTCCCTGGTCGCCTTTCACCGTCGGAGCCTGCAGAAACCTGACGTGCTTTACCTTAGCTTTGTTGCGCCAGAAATCGTTGCCGCTGATATCGCCGAAGGCCAGCCAGATCCCGGGATGCATCGAGGCGTGATCGTCGCGGTCGCCAGTTTTGGGAGGATGATTGCGAGTCACCTGCATTCCGCCCGGAGCTTTCACGTGAGTAAAGTAGGGGCGCAGGATGACATCGTCGTTGTAAACATAGGTTGCGATCGGGCTATTGTCGACACTGATGGCGAATTGCCCGTCGGTGTGCTTAAAGCTGAGTCGCGGTTGCTGGGCCGTTGCTGTCGCTACCACCAATGTCGACAGGAGCAAAGCGGATAATTTTCGGTTCATTGTGCTCTCCGCTTAAACGCCTGGTACCGACCAATGTCCGTCTGCCCGATACTTTCGGCCCAACAACGCGGTGGCTTCCGTATCGTTCTGAATTGTTTCCTGTTGAGGATCGATCGTCAGTGACCGGCCGGTGCGCAGGCAGATGTTGGCCAAATGCACCAGGCTGCACGAATCATGTCCGATTGCAATCTCAGCGGTCGGCGAGTGACCGGCAGAGATCGCTTCCAGAAAATCGACCTGATGATTTCTTGCGAGTTTCGGCTTCTGCTTGGGCGCAGGATTCGGAATGAGTTTGTTCGAGTCGCCCCAGACGCTTAGCTTGCCACGTTTACTGACAAACATCATTCCTTTCGTACCGTAGAATTCGACACCCGTGTCGCAGTTGTGTGGATAGTTCTTTGACCAGATCCGCATTTCAAAGATTAGCTGCTTTTGTTGACCAACCTTGCCGTCGCCGGGCCACTGAAACGCACAGGTCGCGGTGTCAGGAAATTGTTGGTCGTCGTCAAAGTAGAACTTTCCACCGATTGCCGAAGCTGTCGTTGGCAGTCCGTCGACACCGAGCCCCCAACGAGCGATATCCATTTCGTGAGTGCCATCGTTGCCGATGTCGCCGGTTCCAAAGTTGTGCCACCAATGCCAGTCGTAGTGAAAGCGATTCGATTGAAAAGGCACGAATTCGGCGGGACCAACCCATGTGTCGTAATCCACGGCAACCGGTGGTGACGCTGCGTCTGCGTGTCCGATGTTCCTTCGCCGCTGAACATTCCAGCCTTTGGCGATCAGTACGTCACCGATGACGCCTTCGCGAAGCATCTGGATGGCGCCAGCAATCAACGAATCGTTGCGGCTTTGCGTGCCGTGTTGCACGACCACTTTGTTTTTTCGAGCGGCCTGAACCAGCAACTGGCCTTCGCGGAAGTTATGGCTGCATGGCTTCTCCACATAGACGTGCTTCCCAGCTTCACATGCCATGATGGCTGCAGGAGCGTGCCAGTGGTCGGGAGTTGCCACCACGATGGCGTCTACTGATTGATCGTCCAATACGTGACGCAGATCACCTGTCACTTGTTTTGCACCCGACGCCTGTTGGAATTCCGTCGCACGTTTCTTATCTGGATCACAGGCCCATGCCACAATCGCATCGTCACGAAATCCGCCGAGTAAGCCTTTGGACCGCCCACCGCAACCGACAAAACCGACGACCGGGCGGGCACCATTCGCGGCAGCACTGGCGATACGAGAATACGAAACAGCCGATAAGCCAATCGCTGCGCCGGACTGAATGAAATTTCGACGTGTTGGTTTCGGCATCTGCAATTCCTCGCTTGTCGTTGCCAGAGCTCCAGGAAGTCATTCGGACTGCGATGCAATCCTACAGAAAGCCACGCCAGAACGCATCTGTGGCCAACGATCTGTTGTTACCGACGCGAATCGCTGCCATCCCGGACAGGTTTCGCATAGTCTTTCGACTTGCACGCACGCACTTTTGCAAAGCTCGAGGTCAGGTCAAACAATGGCAGACGGCGAACAACAAACATTTTTGATGGACCGCAAGGGCCGCCTGCTTGTGCTGACGGCCGCTTTTCTCGGTTGGATGTTTGCCGGCTGGGAGATGTCGCTGCTGCCGTTGTCTGCTCGATCCGTCACCATCGGTATGCTGCAGGAAGACGCCGACCATTCCGACTGGGTCACGTCAGCACGGCGGACGCTGGAATCCCAGGAAGACGGCTCGGTTGACGATCAGGAAGCCGCGAACCGGTTAAACGCAATTGTCGGGGAATGGTTCGCTCGCTACATCGCGGCGTTTCTGTTCGGTGCGGCTCTTGGCGGATGGGTGTTCGGCTGGTTTGGCGATCACGCCGGACGCGTGAAAGCGATGTCGCTTAGCATTGTATGGTACGCTGGTTTTACGGGGCTGAGCTACTTCGTCACTTCGCCAATGCAAATGTGCGTGATGAGGTTCGTCGCGTGCATGGGGATCGGCGGCATGTGGCCGGCAGGAGTTGCTCTGGTGGCGGAAGCCTGGCCAGATGTGTCGCGGCCGACGCTGGCCGGTTTGATCGGTACGTCCGCCAACGTGGGCATCGCACTGCTGAGTATCGTTGTGAAACAGATCGGCACTTTATCACCGCAATACGAACTGACTCCGGATTCCTGGCGTTGGATGATGTTGCTCGGTGCGATCCCACTGCTGCTGGGTGTTTGGGTTCTTCTAAAGGTGCCGGAATCGCCGCGCTGGCTGGCCCGTCAGAATTCAACGGCAAAGAAAGTCACGCCGCTGGTTGAGGTCTTGCGGCCGCCTTTGTTGAAGTACACGCTGTCGGGGATTGCTTTGGGGACGATCCCGCTTCTTGGTGCATGGGGTTCGCAAAAATGGATTTTGCCGTGGGCCGGTCAGGTCGGTGCGCAAATCGGGCAGGAATCGCTGAAGGCGGATACTCAGACGATGTGGGCGATCGGTGCGGCGCTCGGAAGTTTATGTGGTGGCTGGCTGGCATCCTTCTTCGGACGCCGCACGACGTACTTTGCCGTGAGCCTTGGTTCACTGATTCTGGCACAGCTCATCTTTCTGCGACTTGAGCCGTCACCAGACTGGAAGTTTCTGGGCCCCGTTTTCCTGCTGGGACTTGTAGCGACGGTGTACTTTGGCTGGTTGCCGCTGTTTCTACCGGAGATGTTTCCAACTCGGGTGCGAGCGACAGGAAGTGGCGTCTCGTTCAATTCCGGGCGCATCATTTCGGCCGTAGTGATCCTCACAATTTCTGGCTTCGTGGCGTCTTTGAATAACGACTATGCGAAGATCGGATCGCTGATGAGCTGGATTTATGTGGCGGGAATGATTGTGATCCTGCTTGTGCCAAAATCATCAGAATCGTTGGAAGAACTGGATGCCGAAGGTGTACCGCCGGACGATCTCGCATCAACACCGGCCAGTGCCAAATTGGAGTCGTGAATGTCGGACGAACAGCGAATAGAAAACTCTGTCGCTTTGATCGGAATCGGGCTGTTGGGCACAGCTGTGGCCGAACGACTGCTACGAGCCGGCTACCATGTCCTCGGGTATGATGAGTCCGCCGACGCCATGGATGCCTTCGCGGCATTGGGCGGACAAGCGTCGCCGCAACTTCTCGACCCGCCACTGGCGGCGCCGACGATCATGCTATGTCTTCCGAATTCGGACATCGTAAAACAGGTTGCGGCCGACATCATGCCCAACCTGAAGCCTGGCACAGTGGTAATCGACACAACCACTGGTCACCCGGAAGTGACTCGCAACCTCGCGACACAGCTTGCCGAACGCGAGGTGGCTCTCGTCGATACATCGGTACTCGGTTCAAGCGAGGTCACTCGTCGCGGCGAAGCGGTGTTGATGGTTGGCGGATCGTCAGATGCGGTTTGCGAAATCCGCAAGGTGCTGGAGGCCATTTCCAACACGATTTATCACCTCGGCCCGGTCGGCAACGGCCAGCAAATGAAGCTGGTGGCCAACCTTGTGCTGGGCCTGAATCGAGCAGTCCTGGCGGAAGGCCTGCACTTCGCGAAGACATTCAATTTGCAACCGAACGTCGTGCTGGACGTGCTGAAATCCGGCGCGGCGTATTCGCGAGTGATGGACACCAAGGGCTCAAGAATGGTTGAGCGAGAATTCGCGCCGGAGGCGCGACTGAGTCAGCATTTGAAGGATGTTAACCTGATGCTGGAACATGCGAAAGAGGCTCAGACCACGCTTCCGCTTTCGCAGGTACATCAGAGTTTGTTAAAGAAGGTTGAGGCCGCTGGTCACGGCCATCTGGACAATAGCGCCGTGATCCAAGCATGGTGAACGTTACGTCGCCTGAGGAAGAAAATATCGTTATGCATCGCTTTTTATTCATTGTGCTCGCAGCCGTCGCCGGTTCAAAGACGACGTCGTACGCCGACGATATTGTGTCGTCGGCATCGGCATCGGCATCGACTGAGTTGCTTTCGTTGACGAACGCTTCGGCCAAACAGTTGGGTCATGCGCAGCAATTGGGCGTGATCGAAATCGCCCCTGTGAATCTGCCGCCAGAGTCTGCGGGTGACTGCAATCACCTCGGCTGGCCGATTGCGACGATGACCGGCGATACGATTGTCGTCATGCATCGCCAGATTCCGGGCCACAAAGCCAAGGGGGCCGGAAACCCGGACCCTTCGATGTCGTACGGCATCGTGCTGCGAAGTGAAGACGGCGGCAAGACCTGGTCGAAACCTCATGACCTGCGCGATTGCATGGCGCCGGAAGACCGTCTTCGCGGCGGAATTGTGCCGTTGTCGCATCGAGCCAAGTTCGACAAAAGCAACAAGTCGACGCTCGGTTATAAGGTGCACCTGCATTCAATCGGCACGACGCGAGACGGAGCGGTTATCGCCATCAACAATCACGGCGTGTTTCGTTCGGACGATCACGGGCGCACGTGGAAACATTTCTCAACCGCACTGCGCGACGACAATTTTCCGCATGAAATCGTCAACCTTGGGCCGCGCGTACTAGACCATCCGACACACGGGCTGATGGCGTTCGGCAACTGGTTTGGTGAAGCCAACGCCTACCATAAACTCAACAACAAGCTGGTGGCTCTGACGTCTGCTGATCGAGGTGTGACGTGGTCGGTTGAAGAGAACGACGCTGGTTTCCCTCAATACGAACCTTCAGTCCTGCTGCACGAAGACAGTTTTCTGTTCGTCACACGCGATCAAACCAAGGTTCGAGGCCACAACCAGATGTCATGGTCGCCGGGGAAGTCACCGACGATCATCGACACAAATCTGAAAGACCCGCGACTGGTGGACACGGTCGACTTCAGTTTCAATCCGATCACGAGACGTTTTGAATTGGTGCGATCCGAACGGCATCGAATGGAGCTATGGCTGTGGAGCATGGATCCCGCCGATTGGGCCAGCGGCATTTGGCGACGCGAATGTCGCCTGCTGGGGAGGACCGGGGATTTCTATTCGACCGCCGATGGTTTTCACCCGGCCGGAGCCGTTATCGATGCCAAACGTGGCGTTCAACATATCTTCGTTTATTCAGGACACCCGAATGGCCCGGCAGGAGTGTTTCGGATCACTCGCACGCTTGATACGCCCAAGCTGACAGCGGCACTGGCCAAACAGCCGCCTGCCACGGCGCCGGCGAAGCTGAGCAAAGGCGGTGTGGTGATGACGTTTGATGACCGCAACTTTAACGACTGGATCAAGGCGCTACCGCTGTTCGACGAGTTCGGAGTCAAAGCGACGTTCTTCATCAGTGGGAAGATCGACGCCACAGCGAGGGAAGCCATTCAAGAGCTGCGAGATCACGGGCATGCGATTGGTTCTCACAGTGTCAATCACTTGAAGGCTGTTGAGTACTTTGAAGAAAAATCGCCGGAGACGTTTCTGCAGAAAGAAATTGATCCACAGTTGAAAGCATTCAAAGCAGCTGGCGTCGCTCCTGTTTCGTTTGCCTATCCGATGAGTCGCAACAATAAGGCAACAGACGAAACGCTGCTTAAAGTGTTTCGGCATTTGCGTACAGGCAGGAATGTCGCTGCCGGAAAACGACTTAGCGAAGACGACGCCTTCTTCGTCGCGGCGGACAGGATTGGCGAACATGGCTGCCTGTATGGAAAAGGCATCGACTACGCCCCACTGCGAGCCGACCGCACCTATGAACAGCTCGACGGTGCTCTTGAACGAGCCGCGAGGAACAGCGAGATTATCGTGCTGTACGCACACAGAATTTCAGAAGCCGGACCAGGCAACTTTGTGAGTCCTGAAGCACTGACTCGTGTCTTCAGCAAAGCCAACGAACTCGGATTGCAGTTTTACACCTACGACCAATTGCCGTAAACTCGGCCTGGATTTACGACCGACCCTTGAGATGCTTGCCGGCCGCGAAGACGGTGGCATTATTTGTTGCTCAGTAGTTTCCGCGAAAGCCTTGCACCTGTCGGCCGGAAGATGGCTGACAACACCTCACGTAACCTTTTTTCGTACAGGTTTTGCCGTGCCTTCATCATTCCATTCTGCCGCGTGTGTGCTTTTGGCGATTGCCGGCTTCACTTCTGCCAGCGCCGAAGACTTTATCTGGGTCGAAGGCGAAGACGCAGCGACACATTCAATGAAACGCAACGGCTGGTACGATTCGGTTAAGAAGGCAGAATTGTCAGGTGGCGAGTGGTTGTCACACTTCGGCAATGGGGAAATGCCGGTCGCTCAATTCAACGTTAAGGCGGCAGCAGAAGGCGAGCACGAACTTTGGCTGCGAGCCAACCCGATCGGCGCTGCGATGTCGATCCGAATCAACGGTGGCGACTGGCAAGGTGTTTCGTTTTCCAAAAGCGAACAACAGTTGAACATCGCCAGCGATGGCAAACCGGACTTAAGGTTTGTGGCCTGGGTCAAGGCGAAGCCGGTGTCGCTGAAGTTGGGGGCCAATTCCGTTGAGGTGCGTTTCGAAAGCAGTAACAACCG
This DNA window, taken from Fuerstiella marisgermanici, encodes the following:
- a CDS encoding PmoA family protein, which translates into the protein MNRKLSALLLSTLVVATATAQQPRLSFKHTDGQFAISVDNSPIATYVYNDDVILRPYFTHVKAPGGMQVTRNHPPKTGDRDDHASMHPGIWLAFGDISGNDFWRNKAKVKHVRFLQAPTVKGDQGTFVQQKRYLMPDGTVVCDEEFQTTIRVDNDGYLFLLQSTFHSEKDFYFGDQEEMGLGVRVATPISEVEGGQLTDATGRTNAKAIWSHSAAWCDYSGEVDGHRVGITIMTHPQNFRESWFHARDYGLLAANPFGRAAMKKGEPSKVIVRPGETLKLRYAVWIHKDADAAAITKVFNEYTRPEP
- a CDS encoding polysaccharide deacetylase family protein, whose translation is MHRFLFIVLAAVAGSKTTSYADDIVSSASASASTELLSLTNASAKQLGHAQQLGVIEIAPVNLPPESAGDCNHLGWPIATMTGDTIVVMHRQIPGHKAKGAGNPDPSMSYGIVLRSEDGGKTWSKPHDLRDCMAPEDRLRGGIVPLSHRAKFDKSNKSTLGYKVHLHSIGTTRDGAVIAINNHGVFRSDDHGRTWKHFSTALRDDNFPHEIVNLGPRVLDHPTHGLMAFGNWFGEANAYHKLNNKLVALTSADRGVTWSVEENDAGFPQYEPSVLLHEDSFLFVTRDQTKVRGHNQMSWSPGKSPTIIDTNLKDPRLVDTVDFSFNPITRRFELVRSERHRMELWLWSMDPADWASGIWRRECRLLGRTGDFYSTADGFHPAGAVIDAKRGVQHIFVYSGHPNGPAGVFRITRTLDTPKLTAALAKQPPATAPAKLSKGGVVMTFDDRNFNDWIKALPLFDEFGVKATFFISGKIDATAREAIQELRDHGHAIGSHSVNHLKAVEYFEEKSPETFLQKEIDPQLKAFKAAGVAPVSFAYPMSRNNKATDETLLKVFRHLRTGRNVAAGKRLSEDDAFFVAADRIGEHGCLYGKGIDYAPLRADRTYEQLDGALERAARNSEIIVLYAHRISEAGPGNFVSPEALTRVFSKANELGLQFYTYDQLP
- a CDS encoding sodium:solute symporter, with the translated sequence MENQLRTTDLVVLVIYMAGVFGLGCWFARKSGTTKEFMAAGRSLPGWAVGLSIFGTYVSSIGFLGNTGKAFGGNWNSWVFGLTLPMAAVIAVKYFVPLYRSSDAISAYAHLENRFGPWARTYAMICYLLSQLARIGTILYLVALALAPLTGWDVKTIILITGLLVTVYTLLGGIEAVIWTDVAQSIVLIAGAILCVVLLLTGMPEGPGQLFDVANANNKFSLGSFSLDPATLKMPDPTFWMVLIYGLFINLQNFGVDQSFVQRYITAKSNRDAAFSVWLGAILFPLVSVLFFFIGTGLFSLYYSDPVLLSEVKAQVAETQLVQDGIEPTEAAIASKAATLEPADIGDKVLPHFIVRKLPAGLAGLLIAAIFAAAMSSMDTSLNSSATLVLCDIYKRHFRPEVGERESMKVLYISTFAFGVVGTFTALAMIRVKSALDVWWNLQGIFTGGMLGLFLLGLISRRAKNAQAIVAVTVGILLILWLSLSTTDFWPASLSDWSNPLHSFMTIVLGTSSIVLVGVLAAQFASGRREPSPTEQAPSENN
- a CDS encoding Gfo/Idh/MocA family protein; the protein is MPKPTRRNFIQSGAAIGLSAVSYSRIASAAANGARPVVGFVGCGGRSKGLLGGFRDDAIVAWACDPDKKRATEFQQASGAKQVTGDLRHVLDDQSVDAIVVATPDHWHAPAAIMACEAGKHVYVEKPCSHNFREGQLLVQAARKNKVVVQHGTQSRNDSLIAGAIQMLREGVIGDVLIAKGWNVQRRRNIGHADAASPPVAVDYDTWVGPAEFVPFQSNRFHYDWHWWHNFGTGDIGNDGTHEMDIARWGLGVDGLPTTASAIGGKFYFDDDQQFPDTATCAFQWPGDGKVGQQKQLIFEMRIWSKNYPHNCDTGVEFYGTKGMMFVSKRGKLSVWGDSNKLIPNPAPKQKPKLARNHQVDFLEAISAGHSPTAEIAIGHDSCSLVHLANICLRTGRSLTIDPQQETIQNDTEATALLGRKYRADGHWSVPGV
- a CDS encoding RraA family protein, with the protein product MPSTTTPLDHSTLLELKRWNTPTIYNGWEQITARDPGKDCFNLEETHDFMPQMGPMVGYAVTVVIEPGNSKHKSADSNAWKDYRKYVASVPGPKIVVVQDLDKPATYGSFWGEVNSNIHRALGCVGVIVDGAIRDVDEMTNAGFKAIARRLCVGHAYSTPVRWNCDVEVFGTKIESGALVHADKHGFLAVPHDESARLLDAATAMDSFECQTMIPAARSAAGQSTEDLLTNIDDACTEFGRLVSERFSNKDGEWS
- a CDS encoding NAD(P)-dependent oxidoreductase, with the translated sequence MSDEQRIENSVALIGIGLLGTAVAERLLRAGYHVLGYDESADAMDAFAALGGQASPQLLDPPLAAPTIMLCLPNSDIVKQVAADIMPNLKPGTVVIDTTTGHPEVTRNLATQLAEREVALVDTSVLGSSEVTRRGEAVLMVGGSSDAVCEIRKVLEAISNTIYHLGPVGNGQQMKLVANLVLGLNRAVLAEGLHFAKTFNLQPNVVLDVLKSGAAYSRVMDTKGSRMVEREFAPEARLSQHLKDVNLMLEHAKEAQTTLPLSQVHQSLLKKVEAAGHGHLDNSAVIQAW
- a CDS encoding MFS transporter, whose translation is MADGEQQTFLMDRKGRLLVLTAAFLGWMFAGWEMSLLPLSARSVTIGMLQEDADHSDWVTSARRTLESQEDGSVDDQEAANRLNAIVGEWFARYIAAFLFGAALGGWVFGWFGDHAGRVKAMSLSIVWYAGFTGLSYFVTSPMQMCVMRFVACMGIGGMWPAGVALVAEAWPDVSRPTLAGLIGTSANVGIALLSIVVKQIGTLSPQYELTPDSWRWMMLLGAIPLLLGVWVLLKVPESPRWLARQNSTAKKVTPLVEVLRPPLLKYTLSGIALGTIPLLGAWGSQKWILPWAGQVGAQIGQESLKADTQTMWAIGAALGSLCGGWLASFFGRRTTYFAVSLGSLILAQLIFLRLEPSPDWKFLGPVFLLGLVATVYFGWLPLFLPEMFPTRVRATGSGVSFNSGRIISAVVILTISGFVASLNNDYAKIGSLMSWIYVAGMIVILLVPKSSESLEELDAEGVPPDDLASTPASAKLES